In a single window of the Dinghuibacter silviterrae genome:
- a CDS encoding helix-turn-helix domain-containing protein, which translates to MVRKPIKSETFISPVNHIPLPDAMRYVREKDSAVTEDELAEKLGIPGELFRAYLSGEELPPDDLAPKLLSAYNLGIVRGTSIVTYQPMSVPPEPPE; encoded by the coding sequence ATGGTAAGAAAACCTATCAAAAGCGAAACTTTTATTTCCCCGGTCAATCATATCCCATTGCCGGATGCCATGAGGTATGTCCGGGAGAAAGACAGCGCCGTAACTGAGGACGAATTGGCGGAGAAGCTCGGGATTCCCGGGGAGCTCTTCAGGGCTTACCTTAGCGGTGAGGAATTACCCCCGGACGATCTGGCGCCAAAGCTCCTGTCGGCGTACAACCTTGGGATTGTGCGGGGAACTTCGATCGTAACGTATCAGCCTATGAGCGTGCCGCCGGAGCCGCCGGAATGA
- a CDS encoding polyprenyl synthetase family protein — MTSFEDLLHQFETRFSRRHFPVTPATLYDPAEYILGIGGKRIRPVLCLMGNELFDDIRPDAFEVATALELFHNFTLIHDDIMDKAPLRRGQATVHAKYGENSALLAGDVMLTMAYEYLNKIDVSYLRRIVSLFNRTVFEVSEGQQLDMDYEQRTDVTLDEYLHMITLKTSVLLACALQTGALLGGASQGNADLLYQFGKHVGIAFQVQDDYLDAFGDPAKFGKQVGGDIIANKKTFLLLHTQQTASAAQTVELAHWMAYPEPAAKVAGVLGVMRACGADAWAAELKARHTDLAMQYLEDVAVLSNRKEPLRAVAAELLQRQR, encoded by the coding sequence ATGACTAGCTTTGAAGACCTATTACACCAGTTCGAAACGCGTTTTTCCCGCCGCCACTTCCCGGTAACACCCGCCACCCTTTATGATCCGGCTGAGTACATCCTGGGCATCGGGGGCAAGCGTATCCGGCCGGTCCTTTGCCTGATGGGGAACGAGCTCTTCGACGACATCCGCCCGGACGCCTTCGAGGTAGCCACGGCCCTGGAGCTTTTCCACAATTTCACGCTGATCCACGACGACATCATGGACAAGGCCCCGCTCAGGCGCGGCCAGGCCACGGTGCACGCCAAATACGGCGAGAACAGCGCCCTCCTGGCCGGGGACGTGATGCTGACAATGGCGTACGAATACCTGAACAAGATCGACGTTTCGTATCTGCGCAGGATCGTCTCGCTGTTTAACCGTACCGTGTTCGAAGTCTCCGAGGGGCAACAGCTCGATATGGACTATGAACAACGGACAGACGTGACCCTGGACGAATACCTCCACATGATCACGCTCAAAACCTCGGTCCTGCTCGCCTGTGCCCTTCAGACCGGTGCCCTCTTAGGGGGCGCCAGCCAGGGAAACGCCGACCTGTTGTACCAGTTCGGCAAACACGTGGGGATCGCCTTCCAGGTCCAGGACGATTACCTGGACGCCTTTGGTGATCCGGCCAAGTTTGGCAAACAGGTGGGTGGGGACATCATAGCAAACAAAAAGACTTTTCTTTTATTACATACGCAACAAACCGCGTCTGCCGCACAGACCGTCGAGCTCGCCCATTGGATGGCTTATCCTGAGCCGGCGGCGAAGGTAGCGGGGGTGCTGGGGGTGATGCGGGCCTGCGGGGCGGACGCCTGGGCGGCGGAGCTGAAGGCCCGCCACACGGACCTCGCGATGCAGTATTTGGAGGACGTTGCGGTCCTCAGCAATCGGAAGGAACCCCTTCGGGCGGTGGCAGCGGAGTTGCTGCAGCGGCAGCGGTAG
- a CDS encoding DoxX family protein translates to MNLIQRMEHWGDTHHPKWLDVLRMILGILLFMKAVEFMNNMDVLSSLIGKSAFLSSISIGVMAHYVIMTQLIGGFMVAFGLLTRVACLIQIPNLLGALIFVNAPSSLMSPSGSWWLSLLILLMLVFFLVEGGGPWSADRLLEHHPMKSK, encoded by the coding sequence ATGAACCTCATTCAACGAATGGAACACTGGGGCGATACCCATCACCCGAAGTGGCTCGATGTGCTTAGGATGATCCTGGGTATACTGCTCTTTATGAAGGCCGTGGAATTCATGAACAACATGGACGTCCTCTCCTCCCTGATTGGTAAAAGTGCATTTCTGAGCTCCATCTCCATTGGGGTGATGGCGCACTACGTGATCATGACACAACTCATCGGGGGGTTCATGGTGGCCTTCGGCCTGCTCACCCGGGTCGCCTGCCTGATCCAGATCCCCAACCTGCTGGGGGCTCTTATATTTGTCAATGCGCCGTCCAGCTTGATGTCACCTTCGGGGAGCTGGTGGCTGTCGCTGCTGATCCTGCTGATGCTCGTTTTCTTCCTGGTGGAAGGGGGTGGCCCCTGGTCGGCGGACAGGCTTTTGGAACATCACCCGATGAAGAGTAAATAG
- a CDS encoding amino acid permease gives MPSLLRRKSLDKIIQEHQAGLGDHTESLRRVLGVKDLTLLGVAAVIGAGIFSTIGKAAFDGGPGVIFLFIITAVTCGFTALCYAEFASRVPVAGSAYTYSYVTFGELVAWIIGWALILEYSIGNVVVAISWSAYFNNILHAFHIDLPDYLTIGYNTAKMSFDEAAKNHLAPTGAGLIYTHAPRIAGWPFIINLPAFIVICLITALAYIGIKESKKSANFMVTLKLVILAVIAVVGVYVIFSNNSFSNWSPFLPNGMTGVLKGVSAVFYAYIGFDAISTTAEECGNPQRDLPRGMIYSLVICTAIYIIITLVITGMVHYSEFQGKTDPLAFVFDKINMHKLGFVISIGAVIAATSVLIVYQIGQPRIWMSMSRDGLLPKPFGRVHPRFQTPSFSTIITGLLVAIPVLVVDDGLMTDLTSIGTLFAFVLVCGGVLALPMVAKQPGRFSLPYINGQWIIPVLFVLFAVLFRERITDDVTHLGTEGHEEILFLVFILISAIIAVQSFVKRYSLIPVLGMLCCMYLMIEIPVKSWMVFFGWMAVGLVVYFLYGFRNSKLNL, from the coding sequence ATGCCTTCACTGCTGCGCCGCAAATCCCTTGACAAGATTATACAGGAACACCAGGCCGGCCTCGGCGATCATACCGAATCACTGCGGCGGGTGCTGGGGGTCAAAGACCTGACCCTTCTCGGGGTGGCGGCGGTCATCGGCGCGGGTATCTTTTCGACGATCGGCAAAGCCGCCTTTGACGGGGGGCCCGGGGTCATCTTCCTTTTTATCATCACGGCGGTGACCTGCGGGTTCACCGCTCTTTGTTATGCGGAATTTGCCAGCCGGGTGCCGGTGGCGGGTAGTGCCTATACCTATTCATACGTGACGTTCGGGGAACTCGTGGCCTGGATCATAGGCTGGGCGCTGATCCTGGAGTATTCCATCGGGAACGTGGTGGTGGCGATCTCGTGGAGCGCGTATTTCAACAACATCCTCCACGCCTTTCATATAGACCTCCCCGATTACCTGACGATCGGTTACAACACCGCGAAAATGTCGTTTGACGAGGCGGCGAAAAACCACCTGGCGCCAACGGGCGCCGGGCTGATCTATACCCACGCGCCCCGCATCGCAGGCTGGCCTTTTATCATCAACCTCCCGGCCTTTATCGTGATTTGCCTGATCACGGCCCTTGCCTATATCGGGATCAAGGAGAGTAAAAAGAGCGCCAACTTCATGGTGACGCTGAAGCTCGTCATCCTCGCGGTGATCGCGGTGGTGGGCGTGTACGTCATCTTCTCCAACAACAGCTTTTCCAACTGGTCTCCTTTTCTGCCGAACGGCATGACGGGTGTGCTCAAGGGCGTGTCGGCGGTGTTTTATGCGTACATCGGCTTCGACGCCATCTCCACCACGGCCGAAGAATGCGGCAACCCACAGCGCGACCTGCCCCGGGGGATGATCTACTCCCTGGTGATATGTACCGCGATCTATATCATCATCACGCTCGTGATCACCGGCATGGTCCACTACTCGGAATTCCAGGGGAAGACCGACCCGCTGGCCTTCGTCTTCGACAAGATCAACATGCACAAGCTCGGGTTCGTGATCTCCATCGGTGCGGTCATCGCGGCCACCAGCGTTCTGATCGTCTACCAGATCGGCCAGCCCCGCATCTGGATGAGCATGAGCCGGGACGGCCTGCTCCCGAAGCCTTTCGGGCGGGTCCACCCGCGTTTCCAGACGCCTTCTTTTTCCACCATCATTACGGGGTTGCTGGTGGCCATCCCCGTGTTGGTTGTGGACGACGGCCTGATGACGGACCTTACGAGCATCGGGACGTTGTTTGCGTTCGTGCTCGTGTGCGGGGGCGTACTGGCGCTGCCCATGGTCGCCAAACAACCGGGCCGGTTCAGCCTCCCGTACATCAACGGCCAGTGGATCATCCCGGTGTTGTTTGTCCTTTTTGCGGTTCTTTTCCGCGAGCGCATCACCGATGACGTGACCCACCTCGGCACCGAGGGTCATGAGGAGATCCTTTTCCTCGTTTTCATCCTCATCTCCGCTATCATCGCCGTGCAGTCCTTTGTCAAACGCTACTCACTGATCCCCGTGCTCGGTATGTTGTGCTGTATGTACCTCATGATCGAGATTCCCGTCAAGAGCTGGATGGTGTTTTTTGGGTGGATGGCCGTGGGGCTGGTGGTGTATTTCCTGTATGGGTTTAGGAATAGCAAACTAAACCTGTAG
- a CDS encoding GNAT family N-acetyltransferase has product MIIRPATETDLPTLLEIYNDIILHTTAVYSYEPHTLEMRKAWYKDKVDQHYPVFVAEDNGRPVGFSTFGPFRAWPAYQFTVENSIYVAADQRGKGLGRALLAPLIDAARKKGMHALIAGIDSTNDASLRLHKAFGFEEVARFREVGFKFERWLDLVFMELILS; this is encoded by the coding sequence ATGATTATTCGCCCCGCCACCGAAACCGACCTCCCCACCCTCCTGGAGATCTACAACGACATCATCCTCCACACCACCGCCGTCTACTCCTACGAGCCGCACACCCTGGAGATGCGCAAGGCGTGGTACAAGGATAAGGTCGATCAGCATTACCCCGTCTTCGTGGCCGAGGACAACGGCCGCCCTGTCGGCTTTAGCACCTTCGGCCCCTTCCGGGCCTGGCCGGCCTATCAGTTCACCGTGGAGAATTCGATCTACGTGGCCGCGGATCAGCGCGGCAAGGGGCTTGGAAGGGCCTTGCTGGCGCCCCTGATTGACGCGGCGCGCAAAAAGGGGATGCACGCCCTCATTGCTGGGATCGATTCGACCAATGATGCGAGCCTGAGGCTGCACAAAGCCTTTGGATTCGAGGAGGTGGCGCGGTTCCGCGAGGTGGGGTTCAAGTTCGAGCGGTGGCTGGACCTCGTGTTTATGGAGTTGATCCTAAGCTAA
- a CDS encoding DUF342 domain-containing protein, which translates to MQPIALFLMLISFFAPAKPATIYVYGDLNLDKIENTAPGTKYVVTGNITIREKIDNHASVLLQAGGEIHIGQKIDQHCSVTLRAGTLISIGEKIDQHCQVEMFLASGGRVYIGQKVDQHSRVWMTVPGGSIQIVQGTDQDSHVHFFCPSFRSAGPNGGSTEDSSPRPFPEMNFWRQAGPEN; encoded by the coding sequence ATGCAACCTATTGCGCTATTTCTAATGCTTATCTCCTTTTTTGCTCCGGCAAAACCTGCAACGATCTATGTCTACGGCGACCTCAATCTCGACAAGATCGAAAATACGGCACCCGGCACCAAATATGTGGTCACGGGCAACATCACCATCAGGGAAAAGATCGATAATCATGCCTCCGTCTTGCTGCAGGCAGGGGGTGAGATCCACATCGGTCAGAAGATCGATCAACATTGCAGTGTTACCCTGAGGGCCGGCACGCTTATTTCGATCGGCGAGAAAATAGACCAGCACTGCCAGGTAGAGATGTTCCTAGCGTCTGGCGGCCGGGTTTATATCGGCCAGAAGGTCGATCAGCACTCCAGGGTCTGGATGACCGTTCCTGGCGGATCCATCCAAATCGTCCAGGGCACCGACCAGGATTCTCATGTTCATTTCTTTTGCCCGAGCTTCAGATCCGCGGGACCCAATGGGGGCAGCACGGAAGACTCCTCTCCCCGTCCATTTCCTGAAATGAATTTTTGGAGGCAGGCGGGGCCGGAAAATTAA
- a CDS encoding ATP-binding protein, with translation MISRTAEIVLTKLATQFKAVALTGPRQSGKSTLARTAFPEKKYISLENPDIREAALTDTRGFLNNLPDGAILDEAQRVPELFSYLQEVLDESNEKGRFILTGSNNFLMLENITQSLAGRIGYLELLPFGYDEIEKIESYDLALNNMIFSGGYPAVTYDRVDAAFWFPSYVRTYIERDVRQIKNITNLNLFQKLLYLCAGRVGQELNLNNLAIECGVDHKTIGSWIGILQASYIIHLLPPFYNNFSKRITKSPKLYFYDTGLACALLSISSPSQLSLHASRGPLFENYIINELIKVRFNKGLRSNLFHWRDVSGHEVDIVADHGSYAVGMELKAGMTVIPEFFKGLTFWQKLTNFEKSYLIYGGDETQKRSNGVEVIPWNKLQDIQ, from the coding sequence ATGATTTCAAGAACCGCCGAAATAGTTTTGACAAAGCTGGCTACCCAGTTTAAAGCTGTCGCGCTCACCGGTCCAAGGCAAAGTGGCAAGTCTACGCTTGCCCGTACAGCCTTTCCGGAAAAGAAATATATATCGCTGGAAAACCCGGATATAAGAGAAGCAGCCCTTACCGATACCAGGGGATTTCTAAATAATCTACCGGATGGAGCAATCTTAGATGAGGCCCAGCGGGTTCCTGAACTATTCAGCTACCTCCAAGAGGTATTGGATGAAAGCAATGAAAAAGGCCGATTCATTTTAACGGGATCCAACAATTTCCTGATGTTGGAAAATATCACCCAAAGCCTGGCAGGTCGCATCGGTTATCTGGAACTTCTTCCTTTTGGTTATGACGAAATAGAAAAAATCGAAAGCTATGACCTTGCATTGAATAACATGATATTTTCCGGAGGTTATCCTGCCGTCACCTATGATAGGGTCGATGCTGCGTTTTGGTTTCCTTCCTATGTAAGAACCTATATCGAAAGGGATGTCCGTCAAATAAAAAATATCACCAACCTCAATCTCTTTCAGAAACTATTATATCTCTGTGCAGGTCGTGTTGGACAGGAATTGAACTTAAACAATCTTGCTATCGAATGCGGAGTTGACCACAAAACCATTGGTTCTTGGATTGGAATCTTGCAGGCCAGCTACATCATACACCTGCTTCCGCCTTTTTATAATAATTTTTCAAAGCGTATCACTAAATCCCCTAAGTTGTATTTCTACGATACGGGGCTTGCCTGCGCCCTACTAAGTATATCTTCTCCGTCTCAGTTGAGCCTGCATGCAAGCCGTGGGCCCTTATTCGAAAACTATATTATTAATGAACTAATTAAGGTCAGATTCAACAAAGGGTTGAGAAGTAACCTCTTTCATTGGCGGGACGTAAGCGGCCACGAAGTCGACATTGTGGCTGACCATGGCTCTTATGCCGTGGGGATGGAACTCAAAGCCGGTATGACAGTCATTCCCGAATTTTTCAAGGGGCTGACCTTCTGGCAAAAACTTACAAATTTTGAAAAAAGCTATCTCATCTACGGCGGTGACGAAACGCAAAAAAGAAGTAACGGCGTGGAAGTTATTCCATGGAATAAACTTCAAGATATTCAGTAG
- a CDS encoding porin family protein — protein sequence MRYVFLLLILCLTFFGLNYVSQYRTPFSFLSGSQKASASRNGAPHFQWTTAAMMPQKGGPSSGTGLHGSLVASPASESAASTSAGEQAAALAAVGTAEVADAEPFAHRASSFVAHVGTVAPADAVSAIDAPAGDQVASSDVQIMDLSSEDAQTSDYIDFSAVPDASEVGPAAEPFALSAEANAFALHIADSIRNSLMDPHGIQFGGIAGLNWSGASANTTTNGKVSGSPLTGFNLGFFADIPLQKSLSFRPALIYSYEGYQPNVNGDKINIHAAFLTAPLDLVYHTNFLSRRLYIGAGPYAAYAMNGTYTLKGINTDMQFGNNYAAGDNLRRMDFGANFMAGILMDRNFILGASFNLGLNNMAPSGSAASVHTRSFGLSIGYVFRNRRNMPLSTSAY from the coding sequence ATGCGATATGTATTTCTACTGCTTATCCTCTGTCTCACTTTCTTTGGACTGAATTACGTCTCCCAGTACAGGACACCTTTTTCTTTTCTTTCCGGCAGCCAAAAGGCTTCCGCTTCCCGCAACGGCGCGCCTCATTTTCAGTGGACGACTGCGGCCATGATGCCTCAAAAGGGTGGGCCTTCCAGTGGGACGGGTCTGCATGGGTCGCTTGTTGCTTCACCGGCCAGCGAAAGCGCAGCTTCCACCTCTGCTGGAGAACAGGCGGCGGCCCTGGCGGCGGTTGGGACTGCGGAAGTAGCTGATGCTGAACCTTTTGCCCACAGGGCTTCTTCATTTGTTGCGCATGTTGGAACGGTTGCCCCGGCTGACGCCGTTTCGGCGATTGATGCGCCGGCCGGCGACCAGGTTGCTTCCAGCGACGTTCAAATCATGGACTTGTCCTCCGAAGACGCCCAAACTTCCGACTACATCGACTTTTCCGCCGTCCCCGATGCTTCCGAAGTCGGACCCGCCGCGGAGCCTTTTGCCCTATCCGCTGAAGCCAATGCCTTTGCCCTGCATATCGCCGACTCCATCCGAAACTCCCTGATGGATCCCCACGGCATCCAGTTCGGGGGTATCGCCGGTCTCAACTGGTCCGGCGCCTCGGCCAACACGACCACTAACGGCAAGGTATCCGGCTCCCCCCTGACCGGGTTCAACCTCGGCTTTTTTGCCGACATCCCCCTGCAAAAGTCGCTGTCCTTCCGCCCCGCGCTCATCTACTCCTACGAAGGGTATCAGCCCAACGTCAACGGCGACAAGATCAACATCCACGCCGCCTTCCTGACCGCGCCCCTCGACCTCGTCTACCACACCAACTTTCTCAGCCGGCGGTTGTACATTGGCGCCGGTCCCTACGCCGCTTACGCTATGAACGGGACCTACACCCTCAAGGGTATCAACACAGACATGCAATTTGGAAATAACTACGCCGCCGGGGATAACCTCCGCCGGATGGATTTTGGCGCCAACTTTATGGCAGGAATCCTGATGGACCGGAACTTTATCTTAGGCGCTTCGTTCAACCTTGGGCTTAACAACATGGCACCGAGCGGTTCCGCAGCCTCCGTTCATACCCGGAGCTTTGGCTTATCGATTGGCTATGTGTTCCGCAACAGGCGGAATATGCCCCTCTCGACGTCAGCCTATTAA
- a CDS encoding YARHG domain-containing protein: MNPKPFFFLPIFFFLATCCRANDGAFRANGNHLIPMYETDISVQKEILTIRRINPKQAQITVYYEFFNPKQEKELEVGFEAFSPSGDADHSPSASGQRYISHFTVNLNGAMVPWHVAIVNDTSYYRAGRYKTITLAQAEKEGDEEEADFFYVYHFRATFHKGVNILQHTYTVDFSSSVVETYSLQYVLTAAKRWANHQIDDFTLQLDMGDYQDLSISQTFFQHSSEWTMTGPGNQIERKEQYGDEKTPKVSQFFMRKGILVFKKMNFRPAGELYLTAVNSYFYYTSSLEKHTGNGPFNFDYRLDDLPFSVDAGWPGDAADALSKKILHNLPFARRGYIFKTPEIQAYYARQPWYIPDSSYRPVISELTRNEQVLLSKE, translated from the coding sequence ATGAACCCTAAACCCTTTTTTTTCCTCCCTATATTCTTCTTCCTGGCTACCTGTTGCCGCGCCAATGACGGCGCTTTCCGAGCCAACGGCAACCACCTGATCCCGATGTATGAAACCGACATCAGCGTGCAAAAGGAGATACTGACCATCCGGCGGATCAATCCGAAACAGGCGCAGATAACGGTGTATTACGAGTTCTTTAATCCGAAACAGGAAAAGGAATTGGAGGTGGGCTTTGAAGCTTTTTCACCCTCGGGGGATGCGGACCATTCGCCCTCTGCAAGCGGGCAACGGTATATATCCCATTTTACGGTCAATCTTAATGGGGCAATGGTGCCCTGGCATGTCGCCATTGTAAACGATACGAGCTATTACCGGGCGGGCAGGTACAAGACCATTACGCTTGCCCAGGCCGAGAAGGAAGGAGACGAGGAGGAAGCTGATTTTTTTTATGTATATCACTTTCGGGCGACCTTTCACAAGGGCGTGAACATCCTTCAACATACCTATACAGTCGATTTTTCCAGTTCGGTGGTGGAGACGTACAGCCTTCAATATGTGCTCACGGCGGCAAAACGCTGGGCCAACCATCAAATCGATGATTTCACGTTGCAACTGGACATGGGCGATTACCAGGATTTGTCTATCTCTCAGACTTTTTTTCAGCATTCTTCGGAATGGACGATGACCGGACCCGGAAACCAGATCGAGCGAAAGGAGCAGTATGGGGATGAGAAGACGCCCAAGGTTTCGCAATTTTTTATGCGCAAGGGGATTCTTGTTTTCAAAAAAATGAACTTTCGGCCTGCGGGGGAACTTTATCTCACCGCGGTGAATTCCTATTTTTACTACACTTCATCACTTGAAAAGCATACCGGAAATGGGCCATTCAATTTCGATTACCGCCTGGACGACCTGCCGTTTTCGGTCGATGCGGGCTGGCCTGGTGACGCCGCGGATGCATTGTCAAAAAAGATCCTGCATAATCTGCCGTTTGCGCGGAGGGGATATATCTTCAAAACGCCGGAAATTCAAGCATACTATGCGCGCCAGCCCTGGTATATTCCGGATTCCTCCTATAGGCCTGTCATAAGCGAACTGACGCGCAATGAGCAGGTGTTGCTGAGCAAGGAGTGA
- a CDS encoding Smr/MutS family protein, with product MKFQVGDKVVVRHSNEEGEVIDIINDKMVMVEVKGVRFPAYSDQIEFPYFKRFMEQKKAAPAPKKTIEQLRPEPAKGPQPKFNLQPGVWLTFFPVFDKDVFDDDVVDYFKVYLVNQTALELNFQYTLRLNGEAEMELNSNIQAFTDFYLQNVPMENVNDSPKFDFDFSLVKPLQGKAEYFEASHKLKPKQLFQKVETLRQNQEASFSYLLFDKYPDAAFRESPSHQGGLDLSGLSKAGFKIYDAGKARQHLEPARSVVDLHADKLTHPGEKLSPEEILHLQIGTFEKYYELAVLHHLPVFTVIHGVGTGRLRDEIHEILNTKREVKSFVNQYLNNYGYGATEIFFK from the coding sequence ATGAAGTTTCAAGTGGGCGACAAAGTCGTCGTCCGTCATTCCAACGAAGAAGGTGAAGTGATCGACATCATCAATGACAAAATGGTGATGGTCGAGGTAAAAGGCGTGCGTTTTCCCGCCTATTCAGACCAGATCGAGTTTCCCTATTTCAAGCGGTTTATGGAGCAGAAAAAAGCCGCTCCTGCACCCAAAAAGACCATCGAGCAGCTGCGACCCGAGCCCGCCAAGGGCCCGCAGCCCAAATTCAACCTCCAGCCCGGGGTATGGCTGACGTTTTTCCCCGTTTTTGACAAGGACGTGTTTGACGACGACGTAGTGGACTATTTTAAGGTCTACCTCGTCAACCAGACCGCCCTGGAGCTGAATTTTCAGTACACCCTTCGGCTGAACGGTGAAGCGGAAATGGAATTGAATTCTAACATACAGGCATTCACCGACTTCTATCTCCAGAATGTGCCCATGGAGAATGTCAATGACAGCCCAAAGTTCGACTTCGATTTTTCGCTTGTGAAACCTTTACAGGGCAAAGCCGAATACTTCGAGGCTTCTCACAAGTTGAAACCCAAGCAGTTGTTTCAGAAAGTAGAGACGCTTCGGCAAAACCAGGAGGCTTCCTTCTCTTATCTCTTGTTTGACAAATATCCGGATGCCGCTTTCCGTGAGTCCCCGAGTCACCAGGGTGGTCTGGACCTTTCCGGCCTGAGCAAGGCCGGGTTTAAGATCTATGACGCCGGAAAAGCCCGCCAACACCTCGAACCCGCCCGGAGTGTTGTGGACCTGCATGCCGACAAGCTGACCCATCCCGGCGAAAAGCTCAGCCCCGAGGAAATACTACACCTACAGATCGGCACTTTTGAAAAATACTACGAACTGGCCGTCCTGCACCACCTCCCGGTTTTTACGGTCATCCACGGGGTGGGGACGGGGCGTCTCCGGGACGAGATCCACGAAATCCTGAACACCAAACGGGAAGTAAAAAGCTTTGTAAATCAATATCTTAACAATTACGGTTATGGGGCAACCGAAATCTTCTTCAAATAG
- a CDS encoding VOC family protein → MANVSIYLNFAGNAEEAFTHYKKVFGTEFPMPIMRMGDMPPQNGAPALSDADKKKVMHVALPILGGTMIMATDMLESMGQKLVEGNNFTISLNPDTKEEADRLYKELSAGGTDAVAPHDEFWGYWGTCKDRFGVRWMFNVMAPRP, encoded by the coding sequence ATGGCAAACGTCTCCATCTACCTAAACTTCGCCGGCAACGCCGAAGAAGCCTTCACCCACTACAAAAAGGTTTTCGGAACGGAATTCCCCATGCCCATCATGCGGATGGGCGACATGCCACCCCAGAATGGCGCACCCGCTCTATCGGATGCGGACAAAAAGAAAGTGATGCACGTAGCCTTGCCGATCCTTGGCGGCACGATGATCATGGCCACGGATATGCTGGAAAGCATGGGCCAAAAACTCGTGGAAGGAAACAATTTTACCATCAGCCTGAATCCCGACACCAAAGAAGAAGCCGACAGGTTGTATAAAGAACTGTCCGCGGGTGGCACGGATGCCGTCGCGCCGCACGATGAGTTCTGGGGCTATTGGGGGACATGCAAGGATCGCTTTGGCGTCCGTTGGATGTTTAATGTGATGGCCCCAAGGCCCTAA
- a CDS encoding putative polyvalent protein kinase domain-containing protein: MHFENAKRQDYYNKEFGLVLEDMHDENVIARQGFLFFIDTVFYIMPI, from the coding sequence TTGCACTTCGAAAATGCCAAGCGACAAGACTACTATAACAAAGAGTTCGGATTGGTTTTGGAAGATATGCACGATGAAAATGTTATAGCCAGGCAAGGGTTTTTGTTTTTCATAGATACAGTGTTTTACATAATGCCCATATAA